The following are from one region of the Paenibacillus sp. KS-LC4 genome:
- a CDS encoding methyl-accepting chemotaxis protein — protein MITRLREAKWLKWTSKISDFFKRQKVTTKLLFITSLITLFNVVAGGWIFMQNASVRSAVNASNELQEAKKEYQGVSDSMLRTLLSMIDAVENGSTGDDGVNLALKSMPERVDKLKVTLAALDEKYPHGDNGNAYANQGNVFGLALEQLRAENGNYSQLSIEDRSAKVKQLVSTYTIVLSFANETVEKWLEVDSIATQDALNKSLAAANMIIIINIVLLAVLPFLMSYSLSRNVKKGIVGLMKRIASYQNNDFTYDGKLNRQDEFGQIDRSLEQMGSALRDTLRSTMDVSTVVLQASRNMGDMIVRNQNASEQVKEEISNGKTILMTQYDDATSISAVTEQISASSQQIAASTEYINRDMKEMRESSRTGSTDMKGVVQMVNQTVQQFARVTESFDRINERYNNVTKFLGGIQDLNTQTNLLSLNASIESARAGEHGRGFAVVAEEIRKLSSQTDIISKDITKELKLIQNDFADSSQSLSSFSEVIETTKQASVTASEMFNGLENQSSALSEQMGEISVGIDEITKGITDIVGSVDKLLQTSSEVNGKMEQMSGMSEDQFEVSLQLQELAEKLQGSSTNLREKAAVFKV, from the coding sequence GTGATTACCCGATTGAGAGAGGCAAAGTGGTTAAAATGGACCTCAAAAATTTCTGATTTCTTCAAGAGACAGAAGGTCACAACGAAGCTGCTGTTTATTACTTCCTTAATTACGTTGTTTAACGTAGTGGCTGGCGGTTGGATTTTTATGCAAAATGCTTCGGTTAGAAGTGCCGTGAATGCTTCAAATGAGCTTCAGGAGGCAAAAAAAGAATATCAAGGCGTGTCGGATTCGATGCTGCGAACGCTGCTTTCGATGATTGATGCTGTAGAAAATGGAAGTACTGGCGATGATGGGGTTAATTTGGCACTTAAGTCAATGCCCGAGCGGGTGGACAAACTGAAGGTGACACTAGCAGCCCTTGATGAGAAATATCCTCACGGAGATAATGGCAACGCCTATGCGAACCAAGGCAATGTGTTTGGTCTTGCTCTGGAGCAGCTTCGTGCAGAAAACGGCAATTATAGCCAGCTCTCCATTGAAGACCGTTCCGCCAAGGTTAAACAGCTTGTTAGTACATATACGATTGTTCTAAGCTTTGCTAATGAAACGGTAGAGAAATGGCTTGAAGTGGATTCAATCGCTACACAGGATGCTTTGAACAAAAGTCTTGCGGCTGCCAATATGATTATTATCATCAATATTGTGCTGCTTGCCGTATTGCCGTTCCTCATGTCCTATTCGTTAAGCCGGAATGTGAAAAAAGGCATCGTTGGCTTAATGAAGCGAATTGCCTCCTATCAAAATAACGATTTCACCTATGATGGAAAGCTGAATCGTCAAGATGAATTTGGACAAATTGACCGTTCGCTGGAGCAAATGGGAAGCGCGCTTCGCGATACGCTTCGTTCGACTATGGATGTCAGTACGGTTGTTCTGCAAGCCTCGCGCAATATGGGTGATATGATTGTTCGTAATCAGAATGCTTCCGAGCAGGTGAAAGAAGAGATTAGCAACGGCAAGACGATTTTGATGACCCAGTATGATGATGCCACTTCCATCTCTGCTGTAACAGAGCAAATATCGGCAAGCTCGCAGCAAATTGCTGCCTCCACCGAATATATTAACCGCGATATGAAAGAAATGAGAGAGTCGTCGCGCACAGGCTCCACCGATATGAAGGGCGTCGTGCAAATGGTCAATCAGACGGTGCAGCAATTTGCCCGAGTAACCGAATCCTTCGACCGGATTAATGAGCGTTACAATAATGTAACGAAGTTTTTGGGCGGTATTCAGGATTTGAACACTCAGACGAATTTATTGTCGCTGAATGCTTCGATTGAATCGGCGCGTGCAGGCGAGCATGGCAGAGGGTTTGCTGTAGTAGCAGAGGAGATTCGCAAGCTGTCGAGCCAGACGGACATCATCTCCAAAGATATTACGAAGGAGCTTAAGCTTATTCAGAACGATTTTGCCGACAGCAGCCAGAGCTTGAGCAGCTTCTCAGAAGTGATTGAAACGACGAAGCAGGCGTCGGTGACGGCGAGCGAAATGTTTAACGGCCTGGAAAATCAAAGCAGCGCCTTGTCCGAGCAAATGGGCGAAATCTCTGTCGGTATTGATGAAATTACAAAGGGTATTACCGATATTGTTGGTTCTGTTGACAAGCTTCTGCAAACCTCCTCGGAGGTGAATGGCAAAATGGAGCAGATGAGCGGAATGTCCGAGGATCAATTTGAGGTATCGCTTCAGCTTCAAGAGCTGGCGGAGAAACTACAGGGCTCTTCCACTAATTTGCGCGAGAAAGCGGCTGTATTCAAGGTGTAA
- a CDS encoding sn-glycerol-1-phosphate dehydrogenase has product MTLMEKFKLAAAGYDAAVVQSIEIEPLLIECGAAAQVAPYLQRKDYRHVLIVSDSITYEIIGKQLEAAIAASDMAVKATLIKPDKQGDVIADEVSIVQLLLDIQHYAAEVVIAAGSGTLHDITRYAAFTAGIPFVSVPTAPSVDGFNSKGAPIIIRGEKITIAAIGPDAIFADLDVLMEAPVAMVAAGFGDMLGKYTSLFDWSYGSLAGGEAYSDIVATITRDALMQCVENVELIASRSEEGIRVLISALIESGLAMLLFGQSHSASGAEHHLSHYWEMEYIRLGNRQLLHGAKVGVACAEISRLYHRLAAEQAPAISGTEHAERISQLIAEIPNEETIRGWLSLVGGPSTTAELGVSDELLARSLSQAHLVRPNRYTLLRAYNEGAESNIR; this is encoded by the coding sequence ATGACGCTAATGGAAAAATTCAAGCTGGCAGCCGCAGGCTATGATGCCGCTGTCGTTCAGTCTATTGAAATTGAACCGCTGCTTATTGAGTGTGGTGCTGCTGCGCAGGTCGCACCTTATTTGCAAAGGAAGGACTATCGCCACGTTTTAATCGTATCCGACAGCATCACGTACGAAATAATAGGAAAACAACTGGAGGCAGCAATTGCTGCAAGTGATATGGCCGTTAAGGCAACGCTGATCAAGCCTGACAAGCAGGGAGATGTCATTGCGGACGAAGTATCCATTGTTCAGCTGTTGCTTGATATTCAGCATTATGCTGCGGAAGTGGTCATTGCGGCTGGCTCTGGAACGCTTCACGATATTACGCGTTATGCTGCTTTTACGGCGGGGATTCCGTTTGTATCAGTCCCGACCGCTCCTTCCGTAGACGGCTTTAATTCCAAGGGAGCTCCAATTATAATTCGTGGTGAGAAGATTACGATCGCCGCGATTGGCCCGGACGCGATTTTCGCTGATCTCGATGTGCTGATGGAGGCTCCTGTCGCGATGGTCGCCGCAGGCTTTGGCGATATGCTCGGCAAATATACGTCCTTGTTCGATTGGTCTTACGGCTCGCTCGCGGGCGGGGAAGCTTATTCGGATATCGTGGCGACGATTACTCGTGACGCTTTAATGCAGTGTGTAGAAAATGTAGAGCTGATTGCATCACGCAGCGAAGAGGGCATTCGCGTGCTGATTAGCGCTTTGATCGAATCGGGTCTTGCGATGCTGCTGTTCGGGCAGTCCCATTCAGCCTCTGGCGCGGAGCATCATTTGTCCCACTATTGGGAAATGGAATATATTCGCCTCGGCAACCGTCAACTGCTGCATGGAGCGAAGGTTGGCGTCGCATGTGCAGAAATTTCTAGACTGTATCATCGCTTGGCGGCTGAGCAGGCGCCAGCCATTAGCGGGACGGAGCATGCGGAGCGTATCAGCCAGCTGATCGCGGAAATTCCGAATGAGGAGACGATTCGCGGCTGGCTTAGTCTGGTTGGTGGGCCGTCCACAACAGCTGAGCTCGGTGTGAGCGATGAGCTGCTGGCTCGCAGCTTGAGTCAGGCGCATCTGGTGCGGCCAAATCGTTATACGCTGCTGAGAGCGTATAACGAAGGGGCGGAAAGTAATATTCGATAG
- a CDS encoding ABC transporter ATP-binding protein yields the protein MKKIVELQAVTKNFGSRKALHNIHLNLEAGKIIGLLGSNGSGKSTLMKLAAGLIQPTSGSVRICGEPIGIGTKAITSFMPDQPVTESWMRVKDALRFFSDFYKDFDQEKAGSMLDFLKLDRNDRISSLSKGMNERLQLTLAMSRQAKLYLLDEPIGGVDPVARGKILDAIVKFYNEDSCVLISTHLITDIERVFDEVIFIQHGEVSLRQDVESIRSKHGKSVDELFREVFSE from the coding sequence ATGAAGAAGATTGTTGAACTGCAAGCCGTAACAAAAAACTTCGGATCGAGAAAAGCGCTGCATAATATTCATTTGAACCTAGAGGCAGGCAAAATTATTGGTCTGCTTGGCAGTAATGGCAGCGGCAAGAGTACACTCATGAAGCTGGCTGCCGGACTTATTCAGCCAACCTCAGGAAGCGTTCGGATATGCGGAGAGCCGATTGGCATTGGGACGAAGGCGATTACGTCCTTTATGCCGGATCAGCCGGTAACCGAGTCGTGGATGCGGGTGAAGGATGCCCTTCGTTTTTTCAGTGATTTTTATAAGGATTTCGATCAGGAGAAAGCGGGGAGCATGCTCGATTTTTTGAAGCTGGATCGCAATGATCGTATTAGCTCTTTATCAAAGGGGATGAATGAGCGGCTGCAGCTCACGCTCGCGATGTCGCGTCAGGCTAAGCTTTATTTGCTCGATGAGCCGATAGGCGGCGTTGATCCCGTGGCCCGGGGTAAAATTTTGGACGCTATCGTTAAGTTTTATAATGAAGACAGCTGTGTGCTCATCTCGACGCATTTAATTACAGATATCGAACGGGTTTTCGATGAAGTCATTTTTATTCAGCACGGCGAAGTTTCACTGCGTCAGGACGTGGAGAGCATTCGCTCCAAGCATGGTAAAAGTGTAGATGAGCTATTCAGGGAGGTATTTTCAGAATGA
- a CDS encoding YrzA family protein — protein MDFRLDLIEDKIEFFEAFDLRTLEKQIDQQIETNKALLLHVHAISHHAVFHPDRGKMLYSAVVHFKVKGSFS, from the coding sequence ATGGATTTTCGCCTAGATTTAATCGAAGATAAGATCGAGTTTTTTGAGGCATTCGACTTACGAACGCTGGAAAAACAAATTGACCAGCAAATCGAAACCAATAAGGCTCTGCTCCTACACGTTCATGCAATTAGCCACCATGCCGTGTTTCATCCAGATCGCGGGAAAATGCTGTACAGCGCAGTCGTTCATTTTAAAGTTAAAGGCTCTTTTTCGTAA
- a CDS encoding GntR family transcriptional regulator — protein sequence MPIEFDNNQPIYIQIMNYIKQQIISGKLHPGDKIESVRELAVELQINPNTIQRTFQELEREGIVETRRGLGRYVTSEEAAIVSIKKEMAADLLGRFIQGMRDLGFKQEDIVAIVTEAVSKEEQK from the coding sequence ATGCCGATTGAATTTGACAACAACCAACCAATCTATATCCAGATTATGAACTACATTAAACAGCAAATTATTAGCGGGAAGCTTCATCCCGGCGATAAAATCGAATCGGTGCGCGAGCTTGCAGTGGAGCTGCAAATCAATCCTAATACGATCCAGCGTACTTTTCAGGAGCTGGAGCGTGAAGGCATCGTCGAAACAAGGCGCGGACTTGGAAGATATGTAACGAGCGAGGAGGCGGCTATTGTGAGTATAAAGAAAGAAATGGCGGCTGATTTACTTGGACGTTTCATTCAGGGGATGCGTGATTTGGGCTTTAAGCAGGAGGACATTGTAGCGATTGTTACGGAAGCGGTTAGCAAGGAAGAGCAGAAATAG
- a CDS encoding pentapeptide repeat-containing protein, which yields MILLAFIAEASSITQTDEQENVETFNGPRCLPKSSILACANAQVSLKKIKNNGRLDNWVIKGNAGRMSKQQKQLNYNLEGDMKMSLKVEQLDLQKADISGSKWQEVRAEELDIDNVSLAKTKINNVNMSEMTLNDVNMSGIKIQHANFSHAVIDKVHLFGTEFHNVVLPMEGEGNYNPDGRYKPVSFHNCNLSNGQLKNCDLSNVEITDCDITGLKINGILISDLIRNK from the coding sequence ATGATCTTACTTGCGTTCATTGCTGAAGCATCTTCGATTACACAAACAGATGAGCAAGAAAATGTTGAAACGTTTAATGGACCTCGATGCTTGCCAAAAAGCAGTATTCTCGCCTGTGCGAACGCTCAAGTCAGCCTAAAGAAGATAAAAAATAACGGGCGATTAGATAACTGGGTAATAAAGGGAAATGCAGGTCGAATGTCGAAGCAACAAAAGCAGCTTAATTATAATCTGGAAGGAGATATGAAAATGAGCTTAAAGGTAGAGCAGTTGGATTTGCAAAAGGCGGATATATCAGGGTCAAAGTGGCAAGAGGTTAGAGCTGAAGAACTTGACATTGATAATGTCAGTTTGGCGAAGACGAAAATTAATAACGTAAATATGAGTGAAATGACTTTGAATGATGTTAATATGAGTGGAATTAAAATTCAGCATGCTAACTTTAGCCATGCTGTTATTGACAAAGTCCATCTATTTGGTACAGAATTTCATAATGTGGTTCTTCCTATGGAGGGAGAAGGGAATTATAATCCCGATGGGCGATATAAACCAGTAAGTTTTCATAACTGCAATCTATCTAATGGGCAATTAAAAAATTGTGATTTATCAAATGTTGAAATAACTGATTGTGACATTACTGGATTGAAAATAAACGGTATCTTAATTTCGGATTTAATCAGAAACAAATAA